TATCTGCTGAGCAAATATAACAAACTAAAAGTTCTGTAGCCAATAACAGCTTTACCtcaaataatattaaaatgaaagAGGCATAATAACAGATTGTAATTCAAAtccacaaaatatatatataaaaaaaagaacaaataagaGCAAACAACTTAGAATAAAACGATAACATGCAGTTGAATCTGTTTGCACTGCTCCAGTCCAGTTTACCACTGAGTAGCTCTCAGAGCAGTTTTTGCTTGTTTCACTCTTATTGTTCAGgtgtgaggaagaaaaaaagtgctGATCAAACTCGTGCCTGCAGAGGGAAGTCGTCCATCTGAACTCCTCCTGCATGGCAGCAGAGtttaaagaaaaaggcaaaTCAAACCCCGGGTCAGAGTTCAGTCCTCAGTCCTCGTTGGCCAGGACCTGCCAGACGATGAGGTGGCTGCGCTCGGCTTTACCCTGCAGTTTCATTGGGGGGTCCTCGCCTTCCTCCACCTCACCGTCCTCAtcacctaaacacacacagagacatccTATTTGTCTCTAGGATCTGCTGCAGTGATTACAGGGATGTTTTTATCTATTACATGTAGCTAACTCACCCATCCTAAAGTCGATGTAGCCTTCTCCTCCACTCATCATCAACATGGACTTGGTTCCTTCCTGAGTTGTGGCATCTGTTGCCTTGTcacctgctgcctctcctccacaGGACACAGATGGAATAGCGTGACCTAAAAGCACAGAGCCATGAAACTGTGAATAACAGCAATTAAGtccagattgtgtttttttggcacAGACCGTCTTTTCTGTGTACTGTATTTAATGATATCTCAGTTCTCTGGCACACTAGTTTTAATCTGCATTCCATGGTATGAGAAGCAAaccattcccccccccccccccccccctaacattttatacatatatagaaGGTCTCTGTTTACATGGATCCCATTAATCCACTAATAATCAGATTAATAGCCCAATCACAATAAAAACCGGCTCATGTAACCACCTCGGAGAAGACTGATCCGATCTGGCCTGATCAGATATCAAAAAGTGTATAAACCTGTGATAATCTGTTCAATGGAAAAATTTAGCTCTTAATCTGATAATTTCTCTGGTCAAAATAATTATGTTCTCTCCGCGTATGTGGCATAAGCAAAACAGAACTGGTCACTGGCCGATTCAACTTTTTCGTTGGAGATATTAACAGATGTATAGATTAAACGCCTTAATGGTCAGAAGGCTCGAAACCACTAGTTGTTCACACAACTGCTTCAAAAGATTAAGTCAGAAAACACTgaaccagaaaaaaaattacctCATATATTGTTTGCAGTACATCTTGAAAAGTGTTAATTTCTTGGGGATTTGACCCTTCACAGTGAGTGGAAGCACTTTGTGCATATCAAAAAAGTTATATTCTGATTCAGTGCCTTCGggcatataaacacacatcttACTGGATCACTTCCTTTAGAATCCATGAAAAGAGTTCCGTTGGAATCTCTAATAAGCGTCATCTCAAATGAAGACATATTCTTCATGTAATCACAGCAAGTGTTAACTCATTTGATATTACgctaaaatcattttcatcacatATCGCAAGAGTACGTCAGTAACAACTAAATGGACAGCTTTTCACAACTATtcctaaatgttttaaatggaaAATAACATCCATCATGAAGGAAAGATGAGGTGCATCTAAAAAGTTTGCTAAAATCTTAAGAGTTGGAGAGCAAAGTTTAGAAATAACAACGTGGACTGTTTACCTGGGACAGCTGTGAAGAACTTGACAGCATCTCTGTGGCCATGGAAAGAGAGCTGAGCATGAATCATGGAGCAGTATGGAACAAATGTCCCAGCTGTCACTTTGTCACCGCTGTCATCCCCGTAGACACGAACTACACTTCCTGGTTGGTTGCTCGCTGTCTTGGCTACCTTGTTGGCAGCTGATGGAATGGAGGAAATATGAGAGAAACGATGGAGGCAAAACAAattttataaacaaataaatcaatttcaAGACACAGAATGCTCTTTGTTTAATTAATCATGTTGAAGTGTAACTTATGCGATATGATTGTTGGATGTATTATAAGCATAATACCATCCAAAATTACAAAACCAAATATTCAGTATTAATATTCTGCAGTACTAACTTGTAGTGGGTGGATAGAAGAACATGAAGATAGGTGAAAACATTTCTCTACAGAACTGTGCAGTGTGAATGCGTGTCCCCAAATGAGTCTAACCCTCTAAAAAATGAATAAGGAGAAACATCTGTCAGTGTGAACTTACTCTCTGTCAGAGGGATGGAGATGATGACTCCATTGCCAGTGCCGATCCACAGACGATTACATGACACCATGAGAGCTGTGATCCTCACAAAAGAGAAGCCTAGTTTTCCTGTACCTGTAGAAAAAGGTATAAAGGACACATTCAAAACCAAATctgagtgttttgtgtgtgtatccTTGAGGGTGAATACTTGTGTTATGAACGGACCCAGCATCTTGCTGACGTAAGGCTCAATGTCAACGTCCTGAAGGTGCTGGAAGGTGTGAGCATGGAACAGCCTGAGAGTGGAGTCCAGTCTGATGGACACCCAGATACCATCGCCATCCCACGCCAGCTGACGCACCTGGCTATCCTTACGAGGGTGGGCGTCAAATGACTTCTGCAAAAGGAAATGAGAATACGCAGATACGGACGAGTGTAAGAAGAGTGCAGGAGGAACAACATTATTATCAGGGCTGTCCAGTAAACCATGTTTAGTGCTTTGAAGCTTCAGTGACAATTTCCTGCAAATATTTTGAGCTTTGAGAAACCAAACTGAcagtcattatttatttaaatgctgAGATGAAACATCCACACGTTTAAAGTCTTAAAAGTCAACCTGAAAAGCAAGGGAGTGTTGAGCTTGCATACGGAGAGTCAAGCCTGCACTTGTCTTAGCCCCTGTAATCGTGGATTGCATTTGGAGCACAAAGTCTTCTTTGCTAAATATGGTTTTCCGCTTGAGGATACTGTTCTGTGCACTTATATCATGTGCAggcacctgtttttttttatgttggctGGTGTTGAGGACTAATTAAAAGCCACAGAAGATTTCCATGTCTTGCTCCTTATTAGTCTTTTGCattccagaaaaaaaacttggcaACAGTAAAAGTTTTGGGTCAGCCCTTATTACTATCACACTGTCAAGTGAAGTTGAGACAGAGCGAGGTTGAACAAAACTGTTTCCTGCCTCAATAAAACCTTGACAGTAATAAAATAATTCTGAATTTCTTTGCTTCTATTCTGCCTTTCTAAATGAATGGAGTTCAGCAATAACAACATGATGGGATGTATTTCAGGTGAGCTGTGGCCCACAGAGCAAAAACTTGCAAAATGGGAGCTTCTTAAAATCCCTAATAATCTGGGGGAGGTGAAGATATTGTGGAAACATTATGAGTATGTTAtggaaacagatttttaaaaaaagggggttTGAGTCATGCAGAACTCTAAATTGGACACACTAATATGCATTCAAATCAATGAGTGAGGGATAAGTTCTACCTCTATCTTCATGGCTTTGGGCTGCACCACACAGATCTTGTTCCGGTAGCCACACCACACCTTGTCGTGTACTACTGTCATGCAGCGGATGGAGTGGTGTTGTCTCCCCAAGTCTAACAGGTGGTAGTTGGTCAAGTCCCACTGTCCATCTGACACAAACAAGAAGTCAAAGGTTAGATTTGCAGAAACATGCTACATCAGTTAGATTTGACTTGTTTATCTGAAGACACTTGTATTCCCTCACCTACTCCTCTGTGGAAAATGGCCAAAGTGCCATCAGAGAGACCCACCAATACACGCCCTTTCACATGCCTGTGGGACAGACacgaacatttaaaaaaaccaCATGCtgcatatatataaaaaaaagaggaagatcCATCATTAATTTCACTCTACTTACACTATGCCGAGCACAGCATCCTTCAGCTTTATAGAATGGAGGCACTTCTTCCACTGAGCCACAGATGAGTGCACATACACACTAGAATCACAAACTCAATCATTAGATTTCTCGAATTCTGGCCATATACATACAGTAAGTGAAATGCACATTCTACACTCACCATCCGTTCTGTGCTCCGAGCCACATGGTGGGCAGAACGCTGCTCATTTTCTGAGCCTCTTCCCTCATCAGGTCCTGCTCCTCTGCTGTGGGGTTTGAACTCACACCATCTTTTACTAGGTCACTCTCCCTGGTcatcagagacacacaaaaagagTGAATAAGTCCCAATCTGATGTCACCATACTCAGTCAATaaacaaggaaacaaacaagTGTAGCTCTTAGCCTTATAAAgagtcaaaacacacacagccatccaGTGATGTAACAAAGGTATTTGACATTAATTCAGTACAAAACTAATCTACAATCACACAATTATGTATTACATTATGTGGTTTACATCAATTAGATGTCGTTGCTCAGTGGGTTTGTTAATAGTTGTACTGATAAAATTGGCAATGTAGTGGAACAGACTGAATGGTAATAACGTTGTGTTGGGTAACGGGCCTCCTGATGTTACCTCTGAGAGTAGTTGGACAGAGCCTCTGCAGTCTGCTGAGCTCCCAGTGGATCAGTGAAGATGTGCTCTGTGTAGGCTTCCCTCAGGCTCTCCCTGTGGTCTTCAGGCCCTGCGCTGGCCTCTGTCGCCTCTGTTGCTTCTTCTGCTGGTCTGGAGTCTGTACAGAGAATCATTTTTACTGGATGTGCCAGAATATGAAGCATATCCTTCCCTCACTAAACCAGAGATTGTGACGCATGTCTCTTTCTTTTATGTGCTTTAGAACTGACAGTCATCACATCATCTTTTCCAATTTCACTTGATCACATGCCCAAATGAGGTTGAATGCATTTCTGCTTTATCAAAACATAGTCTGGGATTAGTCCCAACTGGCTTAAAGCTCTCAGagtaacacatttttggttCTATTTTAAGGCTGGACTCGCATTGGATCAGGCATGAtggcattcattttaatgagggCAGTGCATTTTGGCTATGGTGGTGCTGGCCGCTGGGGGCTCCAGAAAAAATGCAGCCCGTTATGAAATAGCTGAAGCCAACTCAACGTTTGGAGAATCGCAGCCCGACGTCACATTTCTGTGGCCCGTCACATAAACTGCCAATCAAACCTGCAGCATGAATGACTGAAACCACAGTGgattgtaatgtaatgtgttgtgtgtattcaGTCAGTTTGGCATTTTGCACCACTTTAAGACAAGAGATCACTGAGTCATGACAGcagatcagaggcagagcagaagGGTTCAGGAGCAGGGCACATTATTTAGCATGGCTAAATGCTCCAAAGGGTAAGCAACCGACATTTCACTGTGTAACATGATTTCATTTGTGATCACTCAGTTGGATCCTGTGCcccagtttaaaacacacattaatgatCTGCTTGGCATCCTGGTTGTTTACTTTTAATTTCAATCCATCGATGGGGAACCCTGCCTAATATTTTGCCAAACAGACTCGTTTGTCCTCAACACCTCACACACTTGGACCACAGACTGACACCCCTACACCGCCACACAACCAGAGTTCATGTGAATGTACCCCAAGGCCTTGAAGTAAGAGCTATATAGAAACGTTCTGAACTGAAGACTCCTCACTCTAATCTCTTTAATTTCTGATTTCTCTCTATTTTAGTTGAGTTAATGTTGTTGACTTATTCAACCAAAAGGCTAAATCGCAGCTTGTACACATCTCCCAACTGAAACTACAGTTTTTGAGGTGTGAAGTGGTGTTATGAGACACAGCGGTCTGGGGATGGCTGATCAgtatgctaacttcagtggacaTCTCCTAAATACAATACATAAATGTTTTTGACAAAATATCAACACTGttctttcttcacattctgttaataatgttttaaacatttttcggatgttttaaactaaaattctgacCATAACTTACACgtgtatttaatttgtaaacaaTCTTGAAAGTGGCTTATCAAAAACTCAAACCACTTATAGCCCAATGTGAATGGCTTATTAGTCAATAAGTCATAAATACAGGCCCTCATCACCAACAACAAATACGATTAGGTCTAATGAGATTATACTGTTAACATCTCTGACCAGTTTCTCCATCTTTTCCTGGACTGGTGGCTGTCTGAGGAACTGCTGCTGCCCCTTCAACTTCACAGCCAACAACAGTGATGCCTCCCAGCACGGCATCGCAACCTGTTGAGCTACTACTGGTTGGTTGTGAACTGCCATCTCCTGCAGGACCAGTCTCAGAGTTTGGAGCTACCTCCTCACCAGCAGGGTAGTCAGTCTCTCTAGCACCTGAACAAAGACAAATATAATCACAAGTAAGAAAACATTCAGTTCCTCATGACTGGTGCAATTCCACTGAATGTAAAACAAATGCTCTGCCCACAGACATCAGTAAAAAGATCCTACTTCATGTGCACATGTGTTCATTTGCTGACCTGGTACACTGGCGATGCATAGGACATGGGAATTGCACACAAAGAAGCTCTCCAGGATGTTTCCAGGCTGGTTGGCGTCAATCACGACAGCTTTAGTGGTGGCCTGGGTGCTGGTACAGATCCAAACCAGCGACGACATCTCTTCCTGCTGCCGCAACTCTTTCTGTTGATcctgcaaacaaaacaagacactgaGATTGAGATTTTGTGCATATGTCATGAGTCTCAAACTCTGCCACTGCTGGTACCGTCATCTCACAGGAGGACGCCTACTTATATGTTGCGCTTTCTCACTCTTGTCAGTAAAGCTTAAAAAGGAGAGGACTTATACCTTTAGAAACTAGTGTTGTACTTGTTGTACAACGTTGTGTTGACGCTTCATACCAACATCaactcgcacacacacgcattagTACAAAAATGTAACATATTAATGAGCTGATATTGTCTGCTTACGTTATCAGGTAAGTGTAAAGCTTATAAGCTTGTAAACGATTATAGCAACAAGCATCAGGCAAAAAGTCAACACTAAGCAAGCAATGATAAACATGATTTATGACAATCATTCTTGCAGAAGGAGTGGAAAAAAGTGTCCTGCAACTCGCACAGTGACATTACATCCAAAGCAGTCATAATTCTAATTTGTGAAATTAACATTTGGTTGATCCATGTTGATATAAAGACAGTAGGCATTCTACATGAATGACTGTTATCTTCAACCTTGGAGGCCAACTTACTGTGCGTGAGGGGCACTGTGATGCCACAAGTGTCAAATCAATGACAGTTGACAGATTTCCGTAGAGAAATTCATGATAATCAATAAGTATTCATAAAAGATCATCATAAATGTAAGGTATTTTATTactgaaaatgttgaattaaaGTAAATTAACACAGATAATATAACACTGTTGATGCAAGGTTACTTTAGAAAAAGGAGTTTAAAGAATTaatattttaagaaaaactgACAGCTAGCCACACCCAGTGGATGTAAATGGTCACCTAGTGGGTGACAGGGAACACACATTAAATAATAACTGTCAAATCACATAGACATATATCCCAGGGGGGGGGCAGGGGAGCATGACCCCCTTCATCTTGGGAAAAATTTCACTGTAAATACAACTAACAGTGTTTGCAGTAGCAATGAAATTTTTCTTAGCTAGGACAATTGTCCCATACAAAACTGATTTTGGCCCTACATGTTAGAACTTTCAGATGAGTTTAAAAAGCTGGCTCATCACACCCCCtatgtactgtacatgcagCCCTTAAGCTGCTAGCAGATTGATAGAAACCTCCCAGATGTACTACTGAAAATGTACAAGAAAAATGTGTTACACCTCCGCTGCTACGGCTCCATCCTAAGGGAAACACTGTCTTGCAAGACACCTGGCAGACATCTGTACGCActagtttttttaataaataattgatttaCACCTTGAACTAGGCTTGTCCCAGTAGTCATTTCCGGCAGTTGGGCTTACCCCAACAACATTACTTTTAATTACAATTACTTGCAACACTAGTCCCAGACATATGTAAAATTGATCCACTgtcaaaaaatgctgaaattgaACACTGTTTTGCTCTGTGGAAGCATTTTGATGAACGACAATGGTACCAACTGAACACATATTTCCTGTGACAACTTTACTTCCAAATAAAAGTCAATttgttgataataataataattttgcaGGTcgaattatattatatttttgacaTCAGGTTGCAGGCCGGGTGGAAAAGAGGGAGCCGGGAGTTTGAGACCCCTGttgtatgtcagtgtgtgtcttcATAGCTCTAGGTACCATATGATTATTTCTATCACCTCATGGAATAAGACAATGAAACAACTAGAATCTGTGTGTCTACCTTAATTTCCTGATCCAGTTTATCAAGGCTGCTTTGAGACCCTATTTTCTTTTTAGGGCTCTCTGGTCCAGGCACATCACTGTAAAACACACTGGCTCCTACGATGGAACCTCCATCTCTGGTTTTACCTCCAGAAAGGTTCACACCAGCAGCACACCACAGCTAAAGACACAGTTAAAACAGTCAAATACAATAAGATATATCATTGCATCCCTCTAACATTGCTTAGACAAAGTACATAAAAGCTACCAACACCTTCAGTCAGAACATACCAACATTACTGTTCTCGTGTTGGTTAAAAGAATAGCAATTACACCAACAAGCTGGAGGAAATACCTTCATAGAAGCATCTTTTTCATCCAGTGGTCTGAGGAAGACAGGAACAGGTAGATTCTTCACCTTACCCTCTGCCTGACCACCATTGGcctagaaaaataaaataaaaacagcactaCTGCATTACAACTTGTTTCAGTTATAGCTTTTGATCACAATATTTGAACGTTCATCTGAACACATCTTAAGTACCATCACTCATCTCCTTACTTTGTATTTCTTAGGCAGACTCCAGCCATAAGCCTGCACTCTGCCATCCTCCTTCTGGACGTGGGCTTTGACCTGCTGGTACTGAGCCCTCTTCTGCTCTCGCCTAGACACCACATTATCAGCTGCCACTCTGCAGGAAAGAACAGCAGCTCACTGACAAAGATGTCTGTTGTTGGATAGTCAggcttaaaaaataaaacttcaaCTTAGACAGTTATGGTGAGCAGTTTTTTGAGTGGGTGCTTTCACACCTGTATTTTTGGTCAGGAAAGAATAAATTAcctttaattattaattaaaggTGTTGACATTAAAGGTCCCACATTGTGGAAAGTGAGATTCCCATTTCTTATTTGATTGCACAGCATGTTTATATGCTATACTAATAATATTAAAAGTGTCAAAATGCTCAGTCTATGGAGAAATTCACCCAGCTTGTATTCAAAAACTGTGCCTGTAAAGAAGCAGTTAACattttgtaatgttgtaatgtcacaactatacagccACATCCTCAGGACAGCTATGGTTGCAAAAACATCAGCAGAGCTAATGCAGAAACCCAGTAGGCAGTGCCTGCTTATGCCTGTGAGAGTTGACCATTTTGAGTTGaccaaaattaaaacaaagtgttaCCGTGGTTTCTAGGTGATTTGAGAAGCTATGGACTGGGTTGTACATTGTTTACAGCCTACAGATTGTGAGGTCACAATTCTTAATAGTTTAGTTCGTTAGCTTTGGTTATATTTAGTTATGTGTATTGTAGCCTTTTAATTTAGGCTAAAAACACATATCTGCTGTCAAAAACTCCTGTTGGTGTGTCCACTGAGACCCAGCTTCTCATGCAATCTCTGGTTAAgctgttttaaagtttaattaaagTCTCATATCCTTTTTAGAGGTGTAGATAGTTGACGAGTGGCCTGTTATTCCCAATCAATAGTGCCTCAGCATTACATGTTTTTACTGTCCGACTTACTCCTCATTGAGGAAATCAAAGGCTTTGCTCTTGTCAGTGGGCAGCTGCTGCAGGGTGCTGCTCCTCTTCTTGACGGATGGCTGAATCTGAGAGGTGGGTGCGTTGTACTTGACGTTCACCGGGGCTTCAGTTGCCGGCTTCTTGGCTGCTGCGCCCGACGAACTAAACAAACGGCTGAAACTGGAGGTGTAAGGATGGGGAAGtggggaggaaagagaaaaagaaagcagaCGGACAAACATATAGAGGGGTGGACACAAGCAGTAGCTCCGGCAGCAGAGGAACATTTAAGGGTAAAGAGGTACCTTTCCCATGCCAACACACCATGCCAGCTTTCACACAGGTCGCAATTAGACATTGAATTCTAGACTCAATTGACCCGTCTTACAAAGAGCAATGCATCAGAGTAGCTGTCCTCCTACAGTGCTGCAGGGCAGGGTTAATATTGTACTTGACTAGGACATTAGTCAGCAACACAGAACACTGGACAAGAACGCTTCTTAATTGCACCTAACTCAGATCACACTGTGTTTATCACATTACACGTgtttacatatacatacatatagcAACACATGTTAAGCATGTCTCTAATGATTACTTAATCAGTCATCTATAACTTAAAGATAAGAAATAGGCTTTGGTAGTTCTATCTTTATGAGCATATTTGCGTTGTTTAACCAACACACTCCACCCATATTCCTAACTTCCCTCTCATCTCCATAGCACTGTTCCCAACACACCTCCTGCACACAGACACCACAACATCAGGTAGAATATAGAgggacacacagaaacagggcAGGAGAGATGGTAGATTTATCAGATTTTGCTTCTCTTACACACAGATGTCCCATTCTTGATGCCAAAAACCTGCCACCGAATGAATGTCCTTCAGTCCAAACCAAACTCATTCCTTATGACACTCAAGAAAGGAGAGCCGGGGTCACAACAACAAGTCAGATTTAATTCCTCTATTAAGGAAAGGGTTTTCTTCCAACCTCAGTTCTCtgaaatgtttcacattttatgCATAATACATTATTCGAATAAAGAGTTAAAGACAGTTGTGGCAGCAAAGCAGCTCAGATCTGAGATCAGAGCTTCCTGGCTGGCTCTCCTTTGTTgtcatgatgaaaataacagaaGCCAAGTCAAGTTAGACACCGTTAACATGTCAACGATTTACCTACATGCTGGAGGAATCATCCATACAACATGgaatacaaaagaaaagcaaaacgAAACACATAAATAACAGTCCTTGTAGTCGGATGGTATCCAAGAGCTgaggtgaaaagaaaagagaagctTACAACTGCCAGAGGCtggatttcttcttctctggaaGAGCTGGATTCTCCTTTGAGGCCCTGTAGAAGACAATTCACTTTTAATTaaactgaatgttttaataGGGTTTTTATAGACAAATCTTCGGTTTTCTGTGAAACATCAAACCACACTCTGACAGCTTTTATTGTACAGTATGTCTTTTGTGGACgctctgtgtggatgtgtgtgtcaaGGATCAAGACACAGGAACCAGGGAATTATATTAAATTGCAGCTGTATTTCATGAACAAATCAAAGCACTGTGTAAAAAGTTTGACGATTGCCTATTTAAAATCATTTCTATCAGAAGGGACCACAGTTATATATTGTCTTCCGTTTCTTCAGCATTACTTCATATTGTCCACTTCTTGCAGCCTCTGTGCTTCCTGTCTTACCGGATCATCTCTGTCCATCTGAcagcctcctgcagctccaTCAGCCTCTCCTTGTACTGGTTCCTCTCCATCAAGACTCTGGCCATCTCCACCCTGGTGAAGCGCTTTCTCTGTGCTGTTGGCACATCGCTCTGCAGACATAAAACCAGTATGATATGCCTGTACCACTACTCAATACATGTGCATATtatacagtacatttaaaaTTAGAATGAATCAGATTAATATGATGGCCATGAAGCTTTTAGAAAGGAAGCATTGCAATGGAAATATTAGTTATTTAAAACAGGTTCACTGTTAAGGTAGCATTCTCCTAATCCGATACACTCTCAGAAATTTAATCAAGGGCTTACATCATCCTCGT
Above is a genomic segment from Sparus aurata chromosome 20, fSpaAur1.1, whole genome shotgun sequence containing:
- the spag9b gene encoding C-Jun-amino-terminal kinase-interacting protein 4 isoform X3, with product MELDDVVLYQDDSGSSTMMSERVSGLASSIYREFERLIEKYDEDVVKELMPLVVAVLENLDSVFAVNQEHEVELELLKEDNEQLVTQYEREKALRKHAEERYIAFEDSQDGEKKELQCRLVTLESQTRQLELKTKNYADQISRFEEREAELKKEYNALHQRHTEMIHNYMEHLERTKHQHAVAAAEPSDTSTSARTRKERPISMGIFQLPGTDGMTLDVQREPVDTPSEPWRFNNLSHPMSNTSLKDELSSSNCGSSKSSSPATQGSASKSGSPVSSQAGGSKSNSLMSSQGGSSKNTPTSTYNANSQSTTPLSPHDGVSAVRAGSASATSLSTAASDVTMESVDMPLHEQEVSDRLNKNLDRNNGKPESSKNITAVQEGQQSPDDGADNLEKSEVQAIIESTPELDMDLDPRGTSTPSKSGIENLAFDRNTESLFEELSSAGNDMIGDMDEGADLLGMGREVEHLIHENTQLLETKNALNVVKNDLIARMDELTCEKEGLRGELDAVTQAKTKLEEKNKELEEELRKIRTELEEAKQNVKQDNEDDSDVPTAQRKRFTRVEMARVLMERNQYKERLMELQEAVRWTEMIRASKENPALPEKKKSSLWQFRLFSSSGAAAKKPATEAPVNVKYNAPTSQIQPSVKKRSSTLQQLPTDKSKAFDFLNEEVAADNVVSRREQKRAQYQQVKAHVQKEDGRVQAYGWSLPKKYKANGGQAEGKVKNLPVPVFLRPLDEKDASMKLWCAAGVNLSGGKTRDGGSIVGASVFYSDVPGPESPKKKIGSQSSLDKLDQEIKDQQKELRQQEEMSSLVWICTSTQATTKAVVIDANQPGNILESFFVCNSHVLCIASVPGARETDYPAGEEVAPNSETGPAGDGSSQPTSSSSTGCDAVLGGITVVGCEVEGAAAVPQTATSPGKDGETDSRPAEEATEATEASAGPEDHRESLREAYTEHIFTDPLGAQQTAEALSNYSQRESDLVKDGVSSNPTAEEQDLMREEAQKMSSVLPTMWLGAQNGCVYVHSSVAQWKKCLHSIKLKDAVLGIVHVKGRVLVGLSDGTLAIFHRGVDGQWDLTNYHLLDLGRQHHSIRCMTVVHDKVWCGYRNKICVVQPKAMKIEKSFDAHPRKDSQVRQLAWDGDGIWVSIRLDSTLRLFHAHTFQHLQDVDIEPYVSKMLGTGKLGFSFVRITALMVSCNRLWIGTGNGVIISIPLTETANKVAKTASNQPGSVVRVYGDDSGDKVTAGTFVPYCSMIHAQLSFHGHRDAVKFFTAVPGHAIPSVSCGGEAAGDKATDATTQEGTKSMLMMSGGEGYIDFRMGDEDGEVEEGEDPPMKLQGKAERSHLIVWQVLANED
- the spag9b gene encoding C-Jun-amino-terminal kinase-interacting protein 4 isoform X2 encodes the protein MELDDVVLYQDDSGSSTMMSERVSGLASSIYREFERLIEKYDEDVVKELMPLVVAVLENLDSVFAVNQEHEVELELLKEDNEQLVTQYEREKALRKHAEERYIAFEDSQDGEKKELQCRLVTLESQTRQLELKTKNYADQISRFEEREAELKKEYNALHQRHTEMIHNYMEHLERTKHQHAVAAAEPSDTSTSARTRKERPISMGIFQLPGTDGMTLDVQREPVDTPSEPWRFNNLSHPMSNTSLKDELSSSNCGSSKSSSPATQGSASKSGSPVSSQAGGSKSNSLMSSQGGSSKNTPTSTYNANSQSTTPLSPHDGVSAVRAGSASATSLSTAASDVTMESVDMPLHEQEVSDRLNKNLDRNNGKPESSKNITAVQEGQQSPDDGADNLEKSEVQAIIESTPELDMDLDPRGTSTPSKSGIENLAFDRNTESLFEELSSAGNDMIGDMDEGADLLGMGREVEHLIHENTQLLETKNALNVVKNDLIARMDELTCEKEGLRGELDAVTQAKTKLEEKNKELEEELRKIRTELEEAKQNVKQDNEDDSDVPTAQRKRFTRVEMARVLMERNQYKERLMELQEAVRWTEMIRASKENPALPEKKKSSLWQFFSRLFSSSGAAAKKPATEAPVNVKYNAPTSQIQPSVKKRSSTLQQLPTDKSKAFDFLNEEVAADNVVSRREQKRAQYQQVKAHVQKEDGRVQAYGWSLPKKYKANGGQAEGKVKNLPVPVFLRPLDEKDASMKLWCAAGVNLSGGKTRDGGSIVGASVFYSDVPGPESPKKKIGSQSSLDKLDQEIKDQQKELRQQEEMSSLVWICTSTQATTKAVVIDANQPGNILESFFVCNSHVLCIASVPGARETDYPAGEEVAPNSETGPAGDGSSQPTSSSSTGCDAVLGGITVVGCEVEGAAAVPQTATSPGKDGETDSRPAEEATEATEASAGPEDHRESLREAYTEHIFTDPLGAQQTAEALSNYSQRESDLVKDGVSSNPTAEEQDLMREEAQKMSSVLPTMWLGAQNGCVYVHSSVAQWKKCLHSIKLKDAVLGIVHVKGRVLVGLSDGTLAIFHRGVDGQWDLTNYHLLDLGRQHHSIRCMTVVHDKVWCGYRNKICVVQPKAMKIEKSFDAHPRKDSQVRQLAWDGDGIWVSIRLDSTLRLFHAHTFQHLQDVDIEPYVSKMLGTGKLGFSFVRITALMVSCNRLWIGTGNGVIISIPLTETANKVAKTASNQPGSVVRVYGDDSGDKVTAGTFVPYCSMIHAQLSFHGHRDAVKFFTAVPGHAIPSVSCGGEAAGDKATDATTQEGTKSMLMMSGGEGYIDFRMGDEDGEVEEGEDPPMKLQGKAERSHLIVWQVLANED